One genomic segment of bacterium includes these proteins:
- a CDS encoding MlaD family protein gives MDGSSKAELKVGATVLIALLILISGLLWLKGFRLERSRYVQYVWFPNIGTLSTGDPVSISGVNKGKVASIDLDEGGVKVGMYFANDVQLRADAEFTIKNVGLMGERFVDVRTGTAAEPLPRDSVARGEYDTGIPEVMGLMGRMTEDVRDLVVAVRATIGSDTTLQRIAAITAGLERVARQTSDLIDRNQTGIDRAVADFGEAARRLRLTMETNEHAINRSVARLDTTTAHLALFADRLDSLAGAAHQLVADLQNGEGTLPRLLHDDQLLRRWEATAADIDALVRDIREHPRKYLKVDVRLF, from the coding sequence TTGGACGGGTCATCCAAAGCCGAATTGAAAGTGGGCGCGACGGTTCTCATCGCGCTATTGATCCTCATTTCCGGTCTGCTCTGGCTGAAGGGCTTTCGCCTCGAACGCAGCCGCTACGTTCAGTACGTCTGGTTTCCCAACATCGGCACGCTCTCGACCGGTGATCCGGTCTCGATCTCCGGCGTGAACAAGGGCAAGGTCGCCTCGATCGATCTGGACGAGGGCGGGGTCAAAGTCGGGATGTACTTTGCCAACGACGTCCAACTGCGCGCCGACGCTGAATTCACCATCAAGAATGTCGGCCTGATGGGCGAACGGTTTGTCGACGTGCGCACCGGGACAGCGGCCGAGCCGCTGCCGCGCGACTCGGTTGCGCGCGGCGAGTACGACACCGGCATTCCGGAGGTCATGGGCCTGATGGGCCGCATGACCGAGGATGTCCGCGATCTGGTGGTCGCCGTGCGCGCCACCATCGGCTCCGACACGACCCTGCAGCGCATTGCCGCCATCACCGCCGGGCTGGAGCGCGTGGCGCGTCAGACATCGGACCTGATCGATCGCAATCAAACCGGCATCGACCGCGCCGTGGCCGACTTCGGCGAGGCGGCGCGACGGTTGCGGCTCACGATGGAAACCAACGAGCACGCGATCAACCGCTCCGTCGCTCGTCTCGACACCACCACGGCCCATCTCGCGCTCTTTGCCGATCGCCTCGATTCGCTGGCCGGCGCGGCCCATCAATTGGTCGCCGACCTGCAGAACGGCGAAGGCACGCTGCCGCGCCTTTTGCACGACGACCAACTGCTGCGGCGCTGGGAAGCCACCGCCGCGGACATCGACGCGCTGGTGCGCGATATCCGCGAGCATCCGCGCAAGTATCTCAAAGTCGACGTCCGGCTCTTCTGA
- the hprK gene encoding HPr(Ser) kinase/phosphatase, which produces MDAVTIERLLEDRREQFDLTVLAGRLGLKKQIINAEIHRPGLALTGYVDRFPRTRTQVLGETEITFLESLSPERRRDILDMLYQTGVPLVIVTKNQAVPPEMIELADKYQIPLLGTRLSTTDFINRLSVYLDVRFAPTTQIHGTFVDVYGIGLLYTGRSGIGKSEIALDLIERGHRLVADDVVRITRRAPQVIIGTAGEHLGHHMEIRGVGIINVEKLFGIRAVRLQKRIEVEVRLELWREDVEYERLGLEDKYTTILGAEIPLVTLPLSPGKNITVISEVIAMNHMLKVYGVHTPREFSRALTEEMMRRHATAQYLESDTE; this is translated from the coding sequence ATGGACGCGGTGACCATTGAACGTCTGCTCGAGGACCGGCGGGAGCAATTCGACCTGACCGTGCTCGCCGGACGCTTGGGACTCAAAAAGCAGATCATCAACGCCGAGATTCACCGGCCCGGCCTGGCCCTGACCGGCTACGTCGACCGCTTCCCGCGCACCCGCACGCAGGTGCTCGGGGAGACCGAGATCACCTTCCTGGAATCTCTGTCCCCCGAGCGCCGGCGCGACATTCTCGACATGCTCTATCAGACCGGCGTGCCGCTGGTGATCGTCACCAAGAACCAGGCGGTGCCGCCCGAGATGATCGAACTGGCGGACAAATACCAGATCCCGCTTTTGGGCACCCGGCTGTCCACCACCGACTTCATCAACCGGCTCTCGGTGTACCTCGATGTCCGTTTCGCCCCCACCACCCAGATCCATGGCACCTTTGTCGACGTGTACGGCATCGGACTGCTCTACACTGGACGGTCGGGGATCGGCAAATCGGAAATCGCGCTCGACCTGATCGAACGCGGCCACCGTCTGGTCGCCGACGATGTCGTGCGCATCACTCGCCGCGCGCCGCAGGTGATTATTGGCACGGCCGGCGAGCACTTGGGCCACCACATGGAGATCCGCGGCGTCGGCATCATCAATGTCGAGAAGCTCTTCGGCATCCGTGCCGTCCGGCTCCAGAAGCGCATCGAAGTCGAGGTCCGTCTGGAACTGTGGCGGGAGGATGTCGAGTACGAACGTCTCGGCCTCGAGGACAAATACACCACGATCCTCGGCGCCGAGATCCCGCTGGTCACCCTGCCGCTGTCGCCGGGCAAGAACATCACGGTGATCTCCGAGGTCATCGCGATGAACCACATGCTGAAGGTCTATGGCGTCCACACTCCGCGCGAATTCTCGCGCGCCCTCACCGAGGAGATGATGCGCCGGCACGCCACCGCGCAGTACCTCGAGTCCGACACCGAGTGA
- the raiA gene encoding ribosome-associated translation inhibitor RaiA, with amino-acid sequence MSVRVTARHFELTSEVKDHVEHRSRQFERFFSNIVDLHWILEVDKHRHLAETSAQVHGTLLTGSAEAGDMRTAIDEAAGKMEAQLKKYKDRLKEKDPKAIIEAKTASLRNGETLAQ; translated from the coding sequence ATGTCCGTACGAGTGACCGCGCGTCATTTTGAGCTCACCAGCGAAGTCAAAGACCACGTTGAGCACCGCTCCCGTCAATTCGAACGTTTCTTTTCCAATATCGTCGATCTGCACTGGATTCTCGAAGTTGATAAGCACCGTCATCTGGCCGAGACCTCGGCGCAGGTGCACGGCACCCTGCTGACCGGCAGCGCCGAGGCCGGCGACATGCGCACCGCCATCGATGAGGCCGCCGGCAAGATGGAAGCCCAACTCAAAAAGTATAAGGACCGGCTCAAGGAGAAAGATCCGAAGGCGATCATCGAGGCCAAGACGGCCTCCCTGCGCAACGGCGAAACCCTGGCCCAGTGA
- the glpX gene encoding class II fructose-bisphosphatase codes for MDRHLGLEMVRVTEAAALASAQWLGKGDKNAADQAAVKAMRSVFNEIDFDGTVVIGEGERDEAPMLYIGERVGTGKGPQVDIALDPLECTNSVAYARPNALAVVAMAAKGHFLHAPDTYMEKIAVGEEAREAIDLRKSTAENLHDVADALGMPVENLTVVILDRDRHADLITDVRKTGCRIQLIPDGDVSAAIATALPDTGVNVLMGTGGAPEGVLAAAALRCVGGALQGRLRPRNQTEIERARAMGVTDINRIYTESELARGDNIMFAATGVTNGDMLRGVQFTAQGATTHSIVMRSLTRSIRIIETRHSALRGTAFAHYHYKEA; via the coding sequence ATGGATCGCCACTTAGGACTTGAGATGGTCCGTGTCACCGAGGCGGCGGCGTTGGCCTCGGCGCAATGGCTGGGAAAGGGAGACAAGAACGCCGCTGACCAGGCCGCGGTCAAAGCGATGCGGTCGGTGTTCAACGAGATCGACTTCGATGGCACCGTGGTGATCGGGGAAGGGGAGCGCGACGAGGCGCCGATGCTCTACATCGGCGAGCGTGTCGGCACCGGCAAGGGGCCGCAGGTGGATATCGCCCTCGACCCGCTGGAGTGCACCAATTCGGTGGCCTATGCCCGTCCCAATGCGCTGGCCGTGGTTGCCATGGCCGCCAAGGGGCACTTCCTGCACGCGCCCGATACCTACATGGAGAAGATCGCCGTCGGCGAGGAGGCCCGCGAGGCCATCGATCTGCGCAAGTCGACCGCCGAGAACCTGCACGATGTCGCCGACGCCCTGGGCATGCCCGTGGAGAACCTGACGGTGGTCATCCTCGACCGCGACCGGCACGCCGATCTGATCACCGACGTGCGCAAGACCGGCTGCCGCATCCAGCTCATTCCCGATGGCGACGTGTCCGCCGCCATCGCCACGGCGTTGCCCGACACCGGCGTCAACGTGCTCATGGGCACCGGCGGCGCGCCGGAGGGCGTTCTGGCCGCCGCGGCGCTGCGTTGCGTTGGCGGCGCCCTACAGGGGCGGCTGCGGCCCCGCAATCAGACCGAAATCGAGCGCGCCCGCGCCATGGGCGTCACCGACATCAATCGCATCTACACCGAAAGCGAGCTGGCGCGCGGCGACAACATCATGTTCGCCGCCACCGGCGTCACCAATGGCGATATGCTGCGCGGCGTTCAGTTCACCGCGCAGGGCGCCACCACGCATTCCATCGTGATGCGCTCGCTGACCCGCAGCATACGCATCATTGAAACCCGGCACTCCGCGCTGCGCGGCACCGCGTTCGCGCACTACCACTACAAGGAGGCGTAG
- the rpoN gene encoding RNA polymerase factor sigma-54, with the protein MKLELRLGLRQVMAPQLIQSLKMLQMPVLKLEQTLRQELATNPLLEEVEALETEQEEIKEEQLIAEPAQTEVKPTEAGPEADFDWSTYLDEGSEFVPRRVSEQSEEMLEHTPVAEITLYDHLIEQLQLAKTSDEDLEIGEYIIGNLDDDGLLHMTVEELAADLKVEPAKVEKVLRLVQTFDPPGVGARDLREALLLQLAQKNLSDSLAARIVAEHFHELDRKTHMQLAQSLGVSVEKVQQAMEELRHLSPRPAQGRFTVAARPVVPDLIVERIEEQYVVYHNDRNVPRLRINGAYRDLLKRGQNVPTETKQYVREKLEQARWLLNAINQRRSTMVRVMEAIVEEQREFFEKGPSFLKPLIMEDIARKVGVNVATISRVANDKYVQTPQGVYEIKYFFNSGVEKSDGESVTKTSVKQRIAAIVAAEDPSNPLSDQEIYQRLQSEGVKMARRTVTKYREELHIPAARFRRKVFDRPAKPAEDVSAPPSVSAAKSAASTLWE; encoded by the coding sequence GTGAAACTCGAACTTCGTCTGGGTCTGCGTCAGGTCATGGCGCCGCAGCTGATTCAGTCCTTGAAGATGCTGCAGATGCCGGTCCTCAAACTGGAGCAGACACTTCGTCAGGAACTGGCCACCAATCCGCTGTTGGAAGAGGTCGAAGCGCTCGAAACCGAACAGGAAGAGATCAAGGAAGAGCAACTGATCGCCGAGCCGGCGCAGACCGAAGTCAAGCCAACGGAAGCGGGGCCCGAAGCCGACTTCGACTGGTCCACTTACCTCGACGAAGGGTCTGAATTCGTCCCGCGCCGCGTCTCCGAGCAATCCGAGGAGATGCTCGAGCACACGCCGGTGGCCGAGATCACGCTCTACGACCATTTGATCGAGCAACTGCAATTGGCCAAGACCTCCGACGAGGACCTCGAGATCGGCGAGTACATCATCGGCAATCTCGACGATGACGGGCTCTTGCACATGACCGTCGAGGAACTGGCCGCCGACCTGAAGGTCGAGCCGGCCAAAGTGGAGAAGGTGCTGCGGCTGGTCCAGACCTTTGATCCGCCCGGCGTGGGTGCCCGCGACCTGCGCGAAGCGTTGCTGCTGCAGCTGGCGCAAAAGAACTTGTCCGACTCGCTGGCGGCGCGCATCGTCGCCGAGCACTTCCACGAACTGGATCGCAAGACCCACATGCAGCTGGCGCAGTCGCTCGGCGTCTCGGTCGAGAAGGTCCAGCAGGCGATGGAGGAGCTGCGGCATCTCTCGCCGCGCCCGGCCCAAGGCCGTTTCACCGTCGCCGCCCGGCCCGTCGTGCCCGACCTCATCGTCGAGCGCATCGAGGAGCAGTATGTGGTCTATCACAACGACCGCAACGTGCCCCGCCTGCGCATCAACGGCGCCTACCGCGATCTGCTCAAGCGCGGCCAGAATGTCCCCACAGAGACCAAGCAGTACGTGCGCGAGAAGCTCGAACAGGCCCGCTGGCTGCTCAACGCCATCAACCAGCGGCGCTCGACCATGGTGCGCGTGATGGAGGCGATCGTCGAAGAGCAGCGCGAATTCTTCGAGAAGGGCCCGTCGTTTCTCAAGCCCCTCATCATGGAGGACATCGCCCGCAAAGTCGGCGTGAATGTGGCCACCATCTCCCGCGTCGCCAACGACAAGTATGTCCAGACCCCGCAGGGGGTCTACGAGATCAAGTACTTCTTCAATTCCGGCGTTGAGAAGTCCGACGGCGAATCGGTCACCAAGACCTCGGTCAAGCAACGGATCGCCGCGATTGTGGCCGCCGAGGACCCCTCCAATCCGCTGTCCGATCAGGAGATTTACCAGAGACTCCAGTCCGAGGGGGTCAAGATGGCCCGGCGCACCGTGACCAAGTACCGCGAGGAGCTGCACATCCCTGCGGCGCGGTTCCGCCGCAAGGTCTTCGACCGTCCGGCCAAGCCGGCGGAGGACGTTTCCGCGCCGCCCTCGGTCTCCGCCGCCAAGTCCGCGGCCTCAACCCTGTGGGAGTAA
- a CDS encoding DMT family transporter, translating to MRFKPLALLVAALAAFAANSLLCRLALGGNTIDPASFTSIRLLAGALTLGLLAGFRGNWAWLRAGGWGPAVALAAYAAPFSFAYLRLSAATGALILFAAVQAAMLGWAIATGERLVGRQWAGLAIAIGGLVYLLLPGVAAPPLTSAMLMAAAGAAWGWYSLAGRDAPDPLGATASNFIRALPLALLVSALTWSGQQTSTEGIVLAATSGAIASGLGYAVWYLALRHITTGSAAAAQLAVPALAAWGGVVLLEEPLTIRLIIAAALILGGVGLALSGRAGRS from the coding sequence GTGCGATTCAAACCTCTGGCACTTCTCGTGGCCGCCCTGGCGGCGTTTGCCGCCAATTCCCTGCTATGCCGTCTGGCGCTGGGCGGAAACACGATCGATCCGGCCAGCTTTACTTCCATCCGCCTGCTCGCCGGGGCGCTGACTTTGGGTCTGCTGGCCGGTTTCCGGGGCAATTGGGCGTGGCTACGCGCCGGCGGATGGGGGCCGGCTGTCGCGTTGGCGGCGTATGCGGCGCCCTTCTCCTTTGCCTACTTACGGCTGAGCGCTGCGACCGGGGCGCTCATTCTGTTTGCGGCGGTGCAGGCCGCCATGCTGGGATGGGCGATCGCGACGGGGGAGCGTCTCGTCGGGCGGCAGTGGGCGGGACTGGCGATTGCCATCGGCGGACTCGTCTATCTGCTCTTGCCTGGCGTCGCGGCGCCGCCTCTGACGAGCGCCATGCTGATGGCGGCGGCCGGCGCGGCTTGGGGATGGTACTCGCTGGCAGGACGTGACGCGCCGGATCCATTGGGCGCGACCGCTTCCAATTTTATCCGCGCGCTCCCGCTGGCGCTCCTGGTCAGCGCACTGACATGGTCCGGACAGCAGACAAGCACCGAAGGAATCGTGTTGGCGGCAACGTCCGGGGCGATTGCATCCGGGCTGGGGTATGCGGTGTGGTACCTGGCGCTGCGGCACATCACGACCGGCAGCGCGGCTGCCGCGCAACTGGCGGTGCCGGCGCTGGCGGCCTGGGGCGGAGTCGTGCTGCTGGAGGAGCCCTTGACGATACGTCTGATAATCGCCGCGGCGCTAATCCTCGGCGGGGTTGGATTGGCGCTGTCAGGACGCGCCGGCAGATCGTAG
- a CDS encoding TlpA disulfide reductase family protein: protein MFKRMSIVAALTVMALAGWLLGRQTAVSQTTAGQANALPTYDLGLIDAYSAVGDSGYQYLDDGNLEMAVAAFERQAQLIPEGKWGYYNLACAYGRNKQIDAAFQWLAKAVENGWDDPDHLSNDGDLEALRADVRFAPLVEKAAANLDAVAPLFANGLPKYDTPPASIPDKDSLERWVVAQEAIWRKHRAVRFAWQSDLARMEFEARRIAAQAALEKDNPEFDAGLERVRAITRIRAIYGPWGAVAKAAIKEIENYLASGPSADGRNEANYRAGVAATCELLPKGPADPNWVTSTGSARAYFAKVEPGTKYAGAAEAWQLAFALEEAGDNRGSLKGKIKAFTDRYRDDEPAMDIAGAFFREDVVAALWPIPTEGVDVDGKPVSLADYKGKVVLLDFWATWCGPCRAELPHILAAYEKYKAQGFDILSVSLDYADRTTVDAYKKWIAEKGMNWRHIYDQQDWNGPLVKAYLVDGSGIPSPFLIGRDGSLAASGDQCRGEELAKSIEAALKKGA from the coding sequence ATGTTCAAACGCATGTCGATTGTTGCCGCGCTGACTGTCATGGCCTTGGCCGGATGGCTGCTGGGCCGGCAGACCGCGGTCAGCCAGACCACCGCCGGTCAGGCAAACGCCCTGCCCACCTACGATCTCGGCCTCATTGATGCCTACAGCGCGGTTGGGGATTCAGGTTACCAGTATCTCGACGATGGCAATCTCGAGATGGCCGTCGCCGCCTTCGAACGTCAGGCCCAATTGATCCCGGAAGGGAAGTGGGGCTACTACAATCTGGCCTGCGCCTATGGCCGCAACAAGCAGATCGATGCGGCTTTCCAGTGGCTGGCCAAGGCGGTCGAGAACGGCTGGGACGACCCGGATCACCTGAGCAACGACGGCGATCTGGAAGCCCTGCGCGCCGATGTCCGGTTTGCGCCGCTGGTCGAAAAGGCCGCGGCCAACCTGGACGCGGTGGCTCCGTTGTTTGCCAACGGTCTGCCCAAGTACGATACACCGCCCGCGTCGATTCCCGACAAGGATTCGCTCGAACGCTGGGTGGTGGCGCAGGAGGCGATCTGGCGCAAGCATCGCGCGGTGCGCTTTGCCTGGCAAAGCGATCTGGCCCGCATGGAATTTGAAGCCCGCCGGATCGCCGCGCAGGCCGCACTGGAGAAGGACAATCCCGAATTCGATGCCGGGCTGGAACGGGTCCGAGCTATCACGCGCATTCGCGCCATCTATGGCCCTTGGGGAGCGGTCGCCAAGGCGGCGATCAAGGAAATTGAAAACTATCTGGCTTCCGGTCCCTCGGCCGATGGCCGCAACGAGGCCAACTACCGGGCCGGTGTCGCCGCAACCTGCGAACTTTTGCCCAAGGGCCCGGCCGATCCGAACTGGGTGACCAGCACCGGCTCCGCCCGCGCCTACTTTGCCAAAGTCGAGCCGGGCACCAAGTACGCCGGCGCCGCCGAGGCCTGGCAACTGGCTTTCGCGCTTGAGGAAGCCGGCGACAACCGCGGATCGCTGAAGGGGAAGATCAAGGCGTTCACAGACCGCTACCGCGACGATGAGCCCGCCATGGACATCGCCGGCGCCTTCTTCCGCGAGGATGTCGTCGCCGCGCTCTGGCCGATTCCGACCGAAGGCGTCGATGTCGATGGCAAGCCGGTTTCTCTGGCCGACTACAAGGGCAAGGTTGTCCTCCTCGACTTCTGGGCGACCTGGTGTGGGCCCTGCCGCGCCGAACTGCCGCACATCCTGGCCGCCTACGAGAAGTACAAGGCGCAGGGGTTTGATATCCTCTCCGTCTCGCTGGACTACGCCGACAGGACCACGGTGGATGCCTACAAGAAGTGGATCGCCGAGAAAGGAATGAACTGGCGCCACATCTACGATCAGCAGGACTGGAACGGTCCGCTGGTGAAGGCCTATCTGGTCGATGGCTCCGGCATTCCCAGCCCGTTCTTGATCGGCCGCGATGGATCGTTGGCCGCTTCCGGCGATCAATGCCGCGGCGAAGAGCTGGCCAAGTCGATCGAGGCGGCGCTGAAGAAGGGCGCGTAG